The genomic DNA GGTGTCGTAGGCCGTCTTCCCTGTCGGGAGGATCGTCTCGGCTTTACTGCTGCTGACCCTGCAGCCCgacagccaccaccaccccaacaACAACGACAGCGTTTAGTTGGGACAGGGCACAGGGCCTCAGCACCTtccctggggacacccagcaCAAGCCCTGGGTGGTGGTGAAAGCCCCTGGGCAGGTCCCACCAGGGGTTGGTGGCCGGGGAGACCTGCCAGCACGGCTGGAGGTGGCTCCATGGCTTCCCCACAGAAAGGCCCTGGGCTCATCCCGCTCCTCCCAGCCGTGCCTTAATTTCCAGCTGCTCTCGTTGTGTTTCCCCGAGGGATTCAGCTCCCAGGAGCTAAGGGGGTGTCTGTCCCCCATGCCAgcgccctgctcctgctgcaaagAGGCAGCCCAGGACGTGAACCCAAATCCACGTCTCTCTGGGAAAATGCGGGCTGCGGCCCAGACGAGCCAGACCCATCTCCCACCATTAGTGGTGGACGGGGTGAGGTCCTCAGAGATGGAGCAAACGCTTCTTTGTGGACAACAGCTCTTAAGCCAGCCTCGATTCTCTCATTTTCAGCAGCCACTGTGTTTGGAAGGTGTGCTTTCCGTAAGGAAGCTGCTACGTACTGCTGACGGTAACTCTTTTAATATCTTCCCACCTAATTAGGGGTTAGTGGCGCAGGGCCAAAAATAGGCGCCCGGCAGCAGTGAGATCACCGTACGGCGGAGCCTAAGGAGGTCAGCGAGCGCCCTGCGGAACACAGGACAGACGTGGTCTCGTGCCAAAAGCTAACCTACGTCTGGGGTTTTGCGTTTCCAGCATCGGGCAGGTGAGAGAGGGGGATAAAACCAGTTAGAAATCTGGAGTGGGGAGCTCCTCGGGTACAGAGATAGGCCAAAGTCTCTGCGCTGGGGAATGCAGGGAGATGAGGAGATGACCCAGAAGATATTATACGTAATACTATGAATAATTCAAGCCTCTCCTTTGACTTCGCCATGTGCTACACGGGCAGGcaggctccctgcagctccccagggtaGCAGCCTGGAAACTCGGGGCTGAGACGGGAGCTGAGGCACAGGAGCAGCTCACTCAGCACTGGGGCTGTCCGGGGTGGGATGCTGATTCACCAAGGAAATGACCTGCTAGCTCCccaccttttttcccctcaaacaCTGCCACATATCCCCCAGAAAAGCAGCCCGCTCCTCACCATTCGTCGCTCCCGCTGCTTTGCAGGCTGAACTTCTCCATGGGGTTGACGACGAACAGCTTGTCTTTGTCCGTCACCTCCGGCATGGGGATGTTATAAAGGGGATGCTCAAACAGCGCGGCCAGCTTGGATCCCTTGGTCCGTGCCTGATTCACGTTTCCACGCTGGTGCTGGGCCCCTGGATCCTTTACTCCCGCTGCCTGAGGGTGGGAGCTTTTCTCCAAGGAGCCATTGCTGCCGCTGAAGTCCTGGAGGATCCGCAGGCTCAGCTTTTTGGGGCCAGCCAGCAAGGGGCTGCCTGACACGGCACCCGAGGCTTTTGGTGCTTTCCCATCACAGCTCCAGAGCCTGCGAGCCGTGGGGAGAGCTAAATCCATCGccaggtgcagcaggagggccaagagcagaaggaggaggaggacaacTTTAAATTTCCTTTGGACGAGCGTCTGCAGCCGGCGCCGCATCCTGCCGCGCCTGGGCACCCACGCGGGGCGAGCAGGGAGTCAGAGCATCCACAGCCCCGTCTTGTCCCTACGCAGAAATAAGGGATCTAGAGTCCTGGGTCTAGAGCATCACAGCAAAAAGCAGCCGGCGCAGAGTCACGGGAAGAGCCCGGTGGGGTGACACGGCCGGCGGGACAGGCTGAGGGCTAGGAGGCTGCAGCGGGGTTTATCGGCGCTGATAAGGGACGAGCTGCCAGTGCCAAGGTTAGCGTGAACGGGGCAAGTTCCAAATCGATAGCTGCAGGTGGCTTGGGGACAGAGATGGCCACAGATAAATCACACACCGGAAAAAAACAGGTTGCCTGCACCGTCCCACCCCTCTGGGCTTCTACTTGCCCAGCTAACCTTGTTTTTGCCCCTTCTTCACACACCTCTGCCCCATCTCCATCCCCTCTGCCAGGTTCCTGCTATTTATGTCCATGCTCACAAATCAGCTTTGCTCCCACTGCGCAGGCTGGGCAACTTCACCCCCTCCCCATCTATCCAAGGATGTTTGTATGCAACTGCCTTTCAAAAAACCACTCCAGCTGGGCAAAATAAACAGGATTTGAGTAGCAGCATCGCTGAAAAGTTGGGCTGATGGTGTAAGGAAGGGCTTGGCAGGAGAGGTACAGCGGCAGCGCTGTGCTGAGCACctctggagcaggcagggagccggGCTGGAGCCCccctgctgtgccacagccctGCGCTACCCTCTCGCTCGCGCTGCCCTCTCCACACCGGCCCTGTCCAGCCCACGCGGGCAGTGGGAACGCGGTGTCCCTGGCTCGCTGCGTCCTGCAGTGTGACAGTTGCTTGGAAACCGCCTCCGGCTGACACCGTCAGCCGCCCCAGATTCAGCCAGCCCCGTGTTTCCTTCCCTTCACCGCCACCGCCGCGCGAGAACAGCATGGCCGAGGGGAGCCGGGGCGCGCAGGGGAGGGGAGCTGCTCCCCGCGGGGCTGGCGAGCTCCGAGGCGCGCAGAAGGAGCCGGGCGGAGGGGAGCAGATGGCTTGCTCGGGGAAGGGAACGCGGCGTCTTGCACCAGGAAGCTTTCTGGATCCGGTCTGGATGCACGCTTTGGAAAGAAGGCGCCGAGGAGGGGCTGTGGCTGGAACACAGGATCGTTAGGTCATTGCTTAccacgagaaaaaaaaaaaaaaaagaaagcaaaaacatttgcTAACCACTCGCATCAAAGAAGCTGGGCTCGGCTCTGGGAGCAGGGCCATGGGTTCTTTTATCCCAGAGCCAACCCTGGGAGAGCAAAGGCAGAGGGAGACCCCCCACTCTTTCCAGTGCCCCGGCAGCAGCTCCAAACTGGGCTCGTAGGATGGCAGGGGGGCAAAAACATCCCTCCGATGTCCCAGAGCCAGCCCAGAGAGCCCCCGGCCTTCTCTCCCCGTTATGGGTTGGAGGAATCCTTCAGACCAGGAGTCCGTCCCCATGCTAGGGGAGTCCAcaaatcccccccccctccagccccaatTTAGCCCCAaatcagaaagcagaggaagggggAATAGGTGGGGCGCTCTCCACCCTTAGCACTTCAATGCCGGCATTAAATATTAACCAAAAGATTTTTCAGCGAGTCAAACGTGAGCCTGCAGCAACGGGGAAGAGCTGGGGAGCTTCAAAGCCTGCCCTGACTGCCTGGCAGCCCGGCGGTGTACCTTGTTGCCATGACATCCTCGCGGAGAAGCGATTGAATTTGCACCTCttccctccattttttttccagcttctttaCCCCTTCGCAGCGGGCTCGAGTCACCTGCGGGATGGAGGAGGAGCCGCACACCCAAGGACATCTCCTTTGCTGGCTCAGAGCGCAGACTCCCCGCAAACCGACAACGACGTTGCCCGTCTCCCCTCAGCGGGGAGGGATGAAGTCACGAAGCACAGCCACACTCCGGCTTTCCGGGACGGCCGGGTAGAAAGGGTCGTTCTGGCTGGCACTGATGCATCACCCCGAgtttttcatctattttccaTCTGACTCAGCCTTGAGGCTTTTGAATGGCGTCAAGAAATGAtagggagaggagaaaacaatAGCGAGATACCTGGCCCCAACCTCCCCGGCTTtccgttttatttttttttaaggtaaaaacCTCCGGTGAGAGGTTTCACTTTTATAATCGAAAGCATACAGGCCCAGAAGGCTCCCAAGCATCAGTGGGGGAGGGAAAACATGGGACAACAAGGGGCTGTCTCCGATCCATGAACTTTACTTCCCCATGAACTACAGGCATGCCCAAAAGTGTCAGTTCTGCAGCAAAAGGAGGGTgaaagtctctttttttttctaaggcaCGGGAGCTAGCACTGCATGATTCAACTTGCAGCGGGCAGGAAAACTGATCCTACTGAATATTTGCTTGGGGCCTTGACACACACAGCTGAATTTTATGCTTTTGCATACAGCAGGCATTCAGACCAGCTAAAGGGGGTTGGCTGCTTTGTGGTCACTTTTCGTAGGCAAGCTCTCAccctcagaaacaaaaatcacctGCCAGCCTCCTGCGAGCCACCTCGCGCTTACCTCGGGGGAGCTGCAGCGTAGGAGCGGTCTCGCTGGGAGCTCACACCTAGCTCACCTCCACTTGTTTCTGTGCTCATGCTTTGAGGAGGCCGGGGACTGGTCAACGTTCACCCGTTGCAGCTGCAGGTCACAGAGACATTAGCTGTGGTCAGCTGGGGGCCACCCAGATAACGGGAGGCGGCGAGGCCGAACGATTGCACGCTGAGCTAAGC from Oxyura jamaicensis isolate SHBP4307 breed ruddy duck chromosome 1 unlocalized genomic scaffold, BPBGC_Ojam_1.0 oxy1_random_OJ72246, whole genome shotgun sequence includes the following:
- the LOC118156840 gene encoding extracellular serine/threonine protein kinase FAM20C-like, whose product is MRRRLQTLVQRKFKVVLLLLLLLALLLHLAMDLALPTARRLWSCDGKAPKASGAVSGSPLLAGPKKLSLRILQDFSGSNGSLEKSSHPQAAGVKDPGAQHQRGNVNQARTKGSKLAALFEHPLYNIPMPEVTDKDKLFVVNPMEKFSLQSSGSDEWVSSSKAETILPTGKTAYDTYPAWLKFHVGINRYELYPRRDPLMPTLLRDLATMRIVSSVQKSGGTQLKLIMTFPNYGQALFKPMK